actCAGCCACTTCTGACGTGGGGCAATGAATGGGGCGAAtagatttttgttcattttaattctCAAGGGTGGTTGTGATTttgtatattcattatttttggtGGGGTAAATAGATGGTAATTTATGCTTAATCATTTTAGTTGAACGATGAGGAAGAACGTAAAGACCATGGATATAATAATAGGTGGTCACGTGGATGTGTCTAGTTGAGGCATTTCACCGTAGAGAGAGATTATTTCTCTCAGTCTTTAACTTAAAAGGTGAATGCTGGGGCAGCTGTACAGTGCATGTGTGGAAATAGTTGATAGAGGGCTTATAGAGTGGAGGTGTAGTAAATATATGGGGTGAAAGTACAGATTTATAGAGTAAATACAGGTCGCCAAGATGGGCTGTGGGGAGGCAAGCCCAGAGCAGGAGGATGCTATCCCCAGAGGCGGCGTTAGAAGCTAAAATAACAGTTCTTGGTGGCAGACATACGTACAGGCTGTCCAGAGGCGCTGGTTCCAGGTCGGGGAGGGAGACGTCCTCTTCCTCCAGCAACCTGAAAACTTCTCCTGCAAGGAAACCACAGCATAGACACTCTTTAGCTGAGATCCCAGCAACAAAGTCAGAGAACATCCTAGCCGCCTGCGTCCCTAGCAGTCTCCACTTTGGCCCCAGAAGGCCACAAATGTCCACCCCAGCCCGTGGTAGGGAGGCCGGGCCTGGTCACTCCTGAAGCCCCTCTGGAGGCCACCTGGTCCTGCCTAGATGGACACTTTGCTCACCCAGTGTCCATCTGTCCAGCCTCTTGGGcagtctgcttttctttctttttttttttttttgagatggagtctcactctgtcaccctggctggagtgcaatggtgcgatctcagctcactgcaagctctgtcctCCGggaatcaagtgattctcctgcctcagcctccgagtagctggcactCCAGGTGCGCtaccactactcccagctaattttcatatttttagtatatacagggtttcaccatctcggccaggctggtcttgaactcctgacctcgtgatccacctgcctctgcctcccaaagtgttgggattacaggcgtgagccaccgcgcccagccgcagTTTGCTTTTCTGCCTCACACTGGGGAGACTGTGGGGCTGCTTGACTCAGGAATGGGGTGACTAATGGGAGCTGAAGGGGCTGCACTTGAGAATCTCTGCCCACCTCCAAAGACTCATTTCAGAGCCAGCAAGGAGGTACTACTGAGGGCCACTTGGCTGCAGGTCCCCGAGACAGGCCAGCTGCACATGGGCCCACCTGGCTCCAAGGGGAGAGATGAGGGTACGCGCACGCGTGCAAGCCCCCAGGCTCTAGCCAGAGCCCCCGCAAGCAGGATCCTGGGCAGTCACCACCTGTGCCTGGGGCTCAGGAAGCAGACCAGGAGGCTCGAGGGCTCCGGGCCGCACGGCGAGACCGCACCTGTTGTGAGGACACAGTCCACGTCCCGCGTCTGGTGCTCCTGGTTGAAAAAGTCGGGTCTAGAGGCTTCCAGCTTTTTGTCGTAGCAGGGCATCACCGTGACGTGGTAGATCTTGTCAGGAGTCAAGCGCTACGAGGAGAAACACACACACGTCTCCCCAATCCCAGCAGTACAGTGGCCGAGGCGTGACCTGGAACTCAGCCATCCTGCAGCCAGGCCGGACCCCGAGGGACAGTGAGCCTCACTCCATTTCCCAGGAAGCTTCCTGCTGGCTCTGCGGATGTGCCCTGGGACAGGACAGGCCTTGGCTGTGACAGAAAACGACGCTGACCCGTTCCCAGCATGCCTGCACTCCCTAACAGCCAAGTCCAAAGGAGGAGAAGTGGCCTTGCCATAGCTCAGGCCCTCTCACTGCACACCAGCCGGGGAAAGGGATGTCACGGGGGAACCAACCAGCCCCAGCCCTAGGTGAAAATCCGTGTTTTCAGGCGGGAGGTGCTGTAGGGGACACGGGCACTCCGGGCCCAGGCACCACCAGGGCCGCCCTCACTCTCTCCCGCCCCCCGCTGGCTGAGTGTCGTCAGGCTCCAATCCCGCTGGGCCTCAGGTGGGGGTCGTGCTGGGCACCCTGTGGATCTGGTGGCCAGGGCTGCCTGAGGGCCTCCTGCTCCCGCAGCCTCAGGCCTGGCTGCCTCTGGGTGAGCAGTGAGCACCTTTGGATCAGAACTTTGCTGGCCCTGTGCTGCCCAGCAGAAGAGGAATGGCCTGAACTAGGAGGGAACAAGGGTGGAGGTGTGCTCGGGAAGGCCACACACCAGGGCAAGGACTCTGTTTCCTGCAGCCTCGCGGCAAGCAGTCAGAATAGTCACTTCTGGCCGCTCCCCAGCCTGAGCCTGGGGTGGCCCAACGCCGTTACCTGCTGCTGGGCGAAGAAGTCCTTGACCAGGGAGCCCATGACCTGCTGCGGGGACCGGGCGGTGCTGATGTGGGGGAGGATGAAGCTGCCGTGGGTCTTCTCGGCATAGCAGATCCAGCCTGAGGCGACAGGGGCACACGGGGCTGGCGGGGGCGCACGGCGGCCCCCGCACCCGCAGGCAGCAGCACGACATTCTGGAGGCGGGCCCGCTCACACAGGAGATCACGATGACATTAAAGAGTGCTCGTTCCTGTTCTTCCCACCACCACGTGGAGCTCAGCGTGCACGCAACACCACCTAGGGACCTGAGGTGACTGCGGGTGGCTCCCAAGGGAGGGCAGCCCCTTCTCCACAAAAGGCCATTTGTGCCAACATTTCTAACCCGTCCTGCGAAACCGGCTTGCGTCTCCACTCCCTATCCCCCGCCTTGTCATCTGTGTCCATATCATGTCACATTTTAACTTAACTCGAACTTGACTCTCACACCACCCACACCATGAGCACACCTGGGCAGGCGGAGGCCAGCAGGGGCAGGGCCTGTTTGCAGTCGGCCTGTCCTCGGAATCGCCGCACAAACTCTCGCTGGCtctccaggaggctgaagtgccTTGAGAAGGCGGTGTCGAAGACAAAGTGCACCCCTGGAAGGTGAAGGTGGGTGCCTGGCTAACCCCGCGCGGGATGCCCACGCGAGTACACGCCTGTGTGTGGACCACCGTGGTGCTGCTGGGGGACGTGTGTGGCACCCACTTCCCGTGCCAAAGCCCCCGCCCCACTGTGGGGACCTCCTTAAGCCGCGTTGCCTCGGCATCCCCTGCGAATGCAGGCCTTGCTTTCCCACCCCAGAGGCAGGGCAGCCGCTTGGCAGCTCAGTCCTCCACCCTCCCAGCTCCTTAGCGTGGCTGGTTCAGGGAACTGCCACGTGCGCTGCTCCCGGTGACCCTCCCTAGGGCACAGCTGGACGTGGCCTGCTGGACTGGCCCCTCGGACCCTGAGTGTGCAGACCTGCCACGGTGGCCGCCCCTCACACACAGCAGGACTCCTGGGACAGGCCCGCCGGCTCCACGCCCAGCAATTAGAACTGCTTGGTAAACCTGCCTGATCATGCCCTGGACCCCAGCAGAGGCACCAGCGCATGggtccctctctctctgcctgaccTGTCATTCCTGCCTTGTGTAACCCATGGTTGGAGGACTGCCTTCAGACTCACTGTGCCCCACCTGCCCATGATCTGTAAGTAAAAATCTTTGAACTTACTTCCTATTCCGGTGGGGCGAAACCCACACCTTCCACCTGGAGAACCACGGGCTGCCCCAGGCCAGGTTTTCCCTGAGACACCAGGTCAGGCTCCCAGTGCCAGAGCACTGCTCAGGCACCAACTGGACGTGGGTGTGGGTCAGACAAGAGCCATGGGGCACCTGCCAGTGTCAACAGGTTTCCAATGTGAGGGACCCAGGACACAGTTGGATGACAGGCAGTCTGCCGGGTACAAAGCACACAGCCCTGCCTCACTGGGAACGAAGGGACTGGACGTGGCGGTTACCCGTGAAAGGCACACAGTAGCCATGAGGTCCAGACCCTTCATTCCCAGTGAGCCACCGGGCACAGGAGCCTGGTTAGCTGGGGGCTCTCAAGACACCCAAGCCCAGCTCCAGGCACACAACCGAAGTCCGCCGAAGCTGGCCTTAGCTGAACCCAGCAGAGCCCCGGAGAGAGTGCCTTAATATCATCAGCTAAAAAAGTACAAGGAGTTGGTCAGCCCCAGCTTACAGAAAGTGCACAGTCAGAATGCAGACGTTTTCTGTGAGAAGGCGCTGCTCTCAAATGTCAAATCAAAACTTCAGGCTGAGGTCACAGAGGGAATAAAGTTTCCGTAGCACTGAAGTTCAGGGCTGGGTGGCATGTCAGTGACTCAGAGGCACGAGGAGCCTGGGCTCACTCAGACGCCCCCTTGGTGTGGAGTGGCAGTGTTACCCCAGGTTCAAAGCCtacctatttttttaaagaatgaggtTAATTTCCTGGCAGTGTCTGTAGGATTCAGCTGAAACCGTGCAGCCAGCGATGCTCTAGACTGTGGCGAGACTGAAACTACAACCAGCCTCTGCTGACTGGGCGCCACCATCTGCAAAGCAAGGGGAAGATGCTGCTTACTCTGCCGGCCTTATGCTGATTCCTGGTGGCCAGAGCTGCCCGGTGAGATGCCATGGGCTGTGGAGAGGGCATGCCAGCTCTATCaagagtgtctttttttttttttccccccacacagagtcttgctctgttgcccaggctggagtgcagtgctgtgatcagaactcactgcagcctctgcctcccaggttcaagggattctcctgccttagcctcctgggtaggtgggattacaggtgtgaaccactgtgcctggccaaggataacattttttttttttttttgacagagtctcgctctgtcacccaggctggagggcaatggcatgatcttggctcactgcaacctctgtctcctgggttcaggtgattctctggcctcagcctcccgagtagctgggattacaggtgtgcgccaccatacctggctaattcttgtatttttagtagagacggggttttgccatgttggccagggtggtgttgaactcctgacctcagatgatccacccgcctcagcttcccaaagtgctgggattacaggcgcgagccactgcgcctagcaaGGGTGTCATTTTGATGTATATTTAGAACCTGAAGTTCCGGGCCTGACACGTTCACCACTGGCACCAACTGACAGGTAAATCACCGAGATCCCAAGCCTCAGAAAGGCAGGTGCCACCTGCAGGCAGGACGGCGGCACCGCACAAGCTGCCCTTGGCAAAATGTCTCGGCTGCTGGGGTGGATTTCAGGTTAAAGCAGAGTCCTCGGGCCGCCCACCACTTACTTTGTTAGCATCTAGAACCTTCTTCAGCTCTTCGTGGCTCTGCTGGGTGATAAGCACGGTCTCTGCAGAGGTGATGCAGCCGCTGCACGCCAGGCAGTCATTTAGGGAGACCTTGGCCTTCTCCAGCCTCCGGGTCCCGCCGTCCTACAAGGGAGAAGAACTCAGTGCGCACGACGAGCCCCCTCTGCATGAGGACATGGAGCCAGAGGATAGTGGAGTCCAGCTCATAACCAACAACCAACATGGCTGCTGGCTGGGCTTGTGTgctgcttaattttaaaaaattagacacGTATtacaaaaatgcacacacacgtTCTAGATTTTCATAATGCCATCAAAGTCTACTTTTTGGTACGACTTGGTTCGTGCATCAGAATCACAGGAATAAGGCTTGTCACTGGTTTCTCAGCAGAGCAGCTGCCGCCCCGTCCACCATGGGGTCCTGGACAGGTGCTGGCCCCGGTGCACGCTCACGGGGCTGTGGGGCAGGAAAAAGCTGAAGGTGGGCTCTGAAAGGAGGAGGCGGGAGACCTGAGGACAAAGAAGGAAAGGATGAAGGGATGGGAAGAGGAGAGCAGAGGGAGGAAGGCTGGGAGCCTGGCCCCCCGTTGGCAGGGCAGAAACAATCGTCAGGCTCGGCCAAACAGATGCAGGAACGAGGTGTTCCAGTGGGGACGCTGCGACATCCCTTAGCCACTTTTCTTAGATGCAAAATGCACCAAGCTTGAGCTCCCCCAACTCCTCCTGCAAAGGCAGGAATGGTTTGAGCAGGGCCAGGGGTGCTGCAGTGGCCCAGAACGCAGCCAGAGGAGCAAGGCGACTGGGTGGGACCTGGGTGGGAACCCCTCGCAGCCCAGCTCTCTGCTAGGCCTGTGTGTCATGCAAAGTCACAATCTGAGCTCGCCCTGTATTCCTACGTTGGTTCTGCCTAAAGGCACAAACCGACAGCCGGGCCCACCAGCACCCCAGCACCTTCCAGGGGTTCCCTTCGTTTGTGGGCCAGGCCCCCAGTGCTGGGCTGGAAATCGTCTCGGTGCAGTGGTTCATGAGATCAGGCAGACGTTTTTTAGAGTTCAAATGGCAGACAGTCAGGTGAATTTTaacagtttctttatttttttgagatggagtctctgtctctcaggctggagtgcagtggagcagtctcggttcactgcagtcCCTatctcccggtttcaagcgattctcctgacctcaggtgatccaccccctgccctggcctcccaaagtgttgggaatacaagcatgagccaccatgcctggcctgaattttaACAGTTTCATCAGGATTTTATCACTTAGAGAGGAagtactattctttttttttttttttgagacagagtctcgctctgtcgcccatgctggagtgcagtggccggatctcagctcactgcaagctccacctcccgggtttacgccattctcctgcctcagcctccccagtagctgggactacaggcgcccgccacctcgcccggctagttttttgtatttttttagtagagacggggtttcaccatgttagccaggatgatcttgatctcctaacctcatgatccgcccgtctcggcctcccaaagtgctgggattacaggcttgagccaccgcgcccggccggaagtaCTATTCTTTAAGAATAAGGGGACTGAACTAGAAAATTTTACATGGTTAGAACTGGGGGAATGGGTAGACAGGATCCACCATCTCTGCAAAAGAGCCCTCTGCTGAGCAGACCAAGCTTGCTGTTTGGCCTGGGTGCTGCTCATTCACCTGCCCCAGGCACCCTGACCCCCAGCCTCCCAGATGGCAGGTGAATTCGACCAATGGAAAAGGGCTGGTGAGACGTGGAGCGTTTCAGCATCACTGCTCCATGCcaggaggaagcagagaaaagtgtTTCAGACCAGCCAGGCAGGAGAGATGGTGGAGCAGCCTCCTGTGCCTTACTTGGTTAACTTGGAAGTAGCTCCCATCATCTTCTATGCGAATCTTGGCCACGCCACTTCCCGGTCTTTTTTCCACTTTGACAGGCTTGATGCATTCCTAGATCAGGAACAGACCCCAAGTCAGGGCCTGTGAGTGGGCAGAGGCTCCCTGGGAGGCCAGGTCTCAAGAATGGCTGCCCAGCCACATGGCATGAAGGCTCTGCCCGCAGCCATACACTCAGGGACTGAGGCTGGTCCCACCGTCTTCTTCCTGTCCCCCTGCTCTCACCTCAGGGAACGGGTTCCCAACATCCTGCGGCACTGAAGGTCCCAGTGTGCACGAAAGCCAGTGCTAATGGCCCTTGCAAACTGCCCACCCGCGGAGACCACCAACGCTGACCTTTACCCTTCAGGTGAACGGGGGTGTGACTACCACAGAGGCCAGAGGGTTACACTGCCCATCGAGAGGAGGTGTGCTTGGATCTGTTTGGAGATCACCTCCTGCCCAGTGCCCGGGAAACAAGTtcatttctctcccttctccttgaGAACCCTGTAAGCCCAGAAAGCCGCCTCCCAGCTCATCCCTGCCGGAAGTGCTCCCAGCCCGCCTCTCGCCCTGCTCAGCTCTGGCCCCGCGGAGCTGTTGGACATGGACAGGCAGGCGCACCCAGATAAGGGCGcctgcagcctcctgggttcaagggtaGCTGTCCGGCCCACCTGGGCGACGTCCAGGACAGCTCTACTGAGGAGCCATTGCGGGGCGTCTAGCGGGCCGCCCCCACTGCCCTCAACTGAGGTGGGGTCCCCACCGCGCCTGTTTATGCGGATACAAAGGCTGTGGCTTGGGGGTCCCGAGGTCTGACAGGGTGCCCGTGCAGGGGAGGAGGCCCCGATGCGGGCCCCGCCGCGCTCCAGCTGCGACCCAGGGGTCGGGTTAGAGTTAGGAACCGGTGGGAGCCGCCTCCGCTGCCTCCCCTGGGTTGGGCAGGTGGGCGCCAGCCAGCGACCGCTGGACCCTCCCACGCAGCCCGCCCGGACAGTGTGGGGCACAGGAGCGGGCTGGGGGGCGCCGCcctccctggcctcagtttccctgttggTAAGAAGCGGGCCGCAGTGTCTGAGGCCCCGCGCCGGGGTCGATAGAGACCCCGACGGCCCCCACCGGGCTCCCGGGATTCGGATCTCATTCCTCAGGGGAGGAAGTGGGGCGCAGAACAATTTCCCTCCGCGCGAGAGGGCACCGAGCGCAGCCTCGCCCCCGCCCGCCCAGGCCGGCCCACCTGAGACGGCCCGATGAAGTCATCCAGGTCCGTCAGCTGCAGCGCCCCACTGAAGGGCGACGCCATGACGGCCGCACTGCCGCCGCGCGGAGATGTCGCCCAACGGCGTGAAACGAAGGGGTGGTTCCGCCACGCTGCCGGAAAGCGCCTCCAAGGTGCATGCGCACCGCGCACCTCGCCCCGCGACCGGCGCCCTCTGCTGACGAACCCGGGCGCTGCTGCTCCCCGCCCACCCCGCGGGAACCCGGGACCGACCCTTTCCTCCGCCTCCCGCGCGTCCCCGGCCCCGGGTTGGGTTGCAGGGGGCGGCCGGGCCAGCGCCGCAGCTCCGGCCCCGGAGTCTCTCCGCCTTCACAAGAAAGCGGAGGGGATCTTGGCTCCGTCCACTTCGTTATCCGCTGAGTACCTGCGGA
The genomic region above belongs to Chlorocebus sabaeus isolate Y175 chromosome 5, mChlSab1.0.hap1, whole genome shotgun sequence and contains:
- the CIAO3 gene encoding cytosolic iron-sulfur assembly component 3, which produces MASPFSGALQLTDLDDFIGPSQECIKPVKVEKRPGSGVAKIRIEDDGSYFQVNQDGGTRRLEKAKVSLNDCLACSGCITSAETVLITQQSHEELKKVLDANKMVAPSQQRLVVVSVSPQSRASLAARFQLNPTDTARKLTSFFKKIGVHFVFDTAFSRHFSLLESQREFVRRFRGQADCKQALPLLASACPGWICYAEKTHGSFILPHISTARSPQQVMGSLVKDFFAQQQRLTPDKIYHVTVMPCYDKKLEASRPDFFNQEHQTRDVDCVLTTGEVFRLLEEEDVSLPDLEPAPLDSLCSGASAEEPTSHRGGGSGGYLEHVFRHAARELFGIHVAEVTYKPLRNKDFQEVTLEKEGQVLLHFAMVYGFRNIQNLVQRLKRGRCPYHYVEVMACPSGCLNGGGQLQAPDRPSRELLQHVERLYGMVQAEVPEDAPGVQELYTHWLQGTDSECAGRLLHTQYHAVEKASTGLGIRW